In a single window of the Zea mays cultivar B73 chromosome 5, Zm-B73-REFERENCE-NAM-5.0, whole genome shotgun sequence genome:
- the LOC100501892 gene encoding uncharacterized protein LOC100501892, whose product MKKQEETHQQEIAAKKLELQKALAEIELEQKRVDFEERKKLDQQRAKIKSQMAQYEDELKRKRLQAEHEAQRLRNQELVKMQEESGIRLEQIRRATEEQIQEQRRQTERHRADLEQATISKKAMAEAEGRILVTRQTEDVKRRLILEEINADREKWIQVINTTFEHIGGGLRTILTDQNKLVVAVGGVTALAAGIYTTREGARVVWGYVDRILGQPSLIRESSRGKYPWSGFLSRATSTLTSKLKNGSNLGKDRNGFGDVILNPSLQKRVKQLANATANTKLHQAPFRNMLFYGPPGTGKTMAARELARNSGLDYALMTGGDVAPLGSQAVTKIHQLFDWAKKSNRGLLLFIDEADAFLCERNKTYMSEAQRSALNALLFRTGDQSKDIVLALATNRPGDLDSAVADRIDEVLEFPLPGEDERFKLLKLYLDKYIIKAGDKHEKSWLQFFRRQPQKIEVKGITDDLIREAASRTQGFSGREIAKMMASVQAAVYGSKDCELTPGLFREVVDYKVAEHKQRRRLAGEEPKQDA is encoded by the exons ATGAAGAAGCAGGAGGAGACTCACCAGCAGGAAATAGCTGCGAAGAAACTCGAGTTGCAGAAGGCACTGGCCGAGATCGAGCTT GAGCAAAAACGGGTGGATTTTGAAGAAAGGAAAAAACTTGATCAACAACGAGCTAAAATTAAGTCGCAGATGGCTCAATACGAGGATGAGCTAAAAAGGAAGCGACTGCAGGCTGAACATGAGGCGCAGAGGTTAAGGAACCAGGAGCTTGTGAAGATGCAAGAGGAATCTGGGATTAGGCTAGAGCAGATCAGGCGGGCGACTGAGGAGCAAATCCAGGAACAACGGAGACAGACAGAGAGACATAGGGCTGATCTAGAGCAGGCGACCATTTCAAAGAAAGCCATGGCAGAGGCGGAGGGGAGAATACTAGTAACAAGGCAAACTGAAGATGTGAAGAGACGATTGATTTTGGAGGAGATAAATGCTGACAGAGAGAAGTGGATCCAAGTGATAAATACAACATTTGAGCATATAGGAG GTGGTTTGCGAACGATATTAACCGACCAAAATAAGCTAGTGGTAGCAGTTGGAGGGGTAACAGCACTTGCTGCAGGGATATACACAACAAG GGAGGGTGCAAGAGTAGTCTGGGGCTATGTTGATCGTATCCTGGGTCAGCCATCACTGATAAGGGAGTCATCACGTGGGAAATATCCCTGGTCTGGTTTCCTCTCACGTGCTACAAGTACCCTGACTAGCAAACTGAAGAATGGAAGCAACCTAGGGAAGGACAGAAATGGGTTTGGTGATGTTATTCTAAATCCTTCTCTCCAGAAGAGAGTGAAGCAGCTTGCTAATGCCACGGCCAATACAAAACTTCATCAAGCTCCTTTCAGGAACATGCTTTTCTATGGGCCTCCTGGCACAGGGAAAACCATGGCAGCACGAGAACTTGCTCGCAATTCT GGATTagattatgcactaatgactggtgGAGATGTTGCACCATTGGGATCACAAGCAGTCACCAAGATTCATCAGTTGTTTGACTGGGCGAAGAAATCTAACAGGGGTTTGCTTCTCTTCATAGATGAAGCAGATGCTTTCTTGTGCGA ACGGAACAAAACTTACATGAGTGAAGCTCAAAGGAGTGCCCTGAATGCTCTCCTCTTCCGCACAGGTGACCAATCCAAGGACATTGTCCTTGCACTTGCCACCAACAGACCCGGTGATCTTGACTCTGCTGTTGCTGACCGTATTGATGAGGTCCTGGAATTTCCCCTGCCTGGGGAAGATGAGCGATTCAAGCTCCTGAAGCTATATCTGGACAAGTACATAATCAAAGCTGGTGACAAACATGAGAAGAGCTGGCTCCAGTTCTTCCGTCGCCAGCCCCAGAAGATTGAGGTGAAAGGCATCACTGATGACCTGATCCGGGAGGCGGCATCCAGGACCCAGGGCTTCTCTGGAAGAGAGATAGCGAAGATGATGGCAAGCGTCCAGGCCGCTGTCTATGGGAGCAAGGACTGCGAGCTCACCCCAGGCCTGTTCCGTGAGGTTGTGGACTACAAGGTCGCTGAGCACAAGCAGCGGAGAAGATTAGCCGGTGAGGAGCCAAAGCAGGATGCCTAG
- the LOC100279453 gene encoding uncharacterized protein isoform X1 produces the protein MGGFCCLRDSEAVETLAPNISTGESDPAAAVPAESPHGIEVGVEFKPVERPVEPINLDEPVKCPLPEPSILHDGRIWKEKMSSVSTRVRTDLPVVKEGSQLEPDGSSARSRSAVPRRAILPSVSAPEHNILALLDECDVSGSRGSAE, from the exons ATGGGTGGATTCTGCTGTCTCCGAGACTCG GAGGCTGTCGAGACGCTGGCCCCCAACATAAGTACAGGAGAATCTGACCCAGCGGCAGCTGTTCCTGCGGAGAGCCCCCATGGCATCGAGGTTGGTGTTGAGTTCAAGCCAGTGGAGCGCCCCGTGGAACCTATCAATCTTGATGAGCCAGTGAAATGCCCGCTTCCTGAGCCGTCTATACTGCAC GACGGGAGGATATGGAAGGAGAAAATGTCTTCAGTCAGCACGAGGGTGAGAACAGACTTGCCGGTCGTGAAGGAAGGGTCGCAGCTGGAGCCTGACGGTAGCAGCGCTAGGTCACGATCTGCAGTTCCAAGGCGCGCCATACTGCCCTCCGTAAGCGCGCCCGAGCACAACATCCTAGCGCTGCTTGACGAGTGCGACGTCTCCGGGAGCCGTGGCTCTGCTGAATGA
- the LOC100279453 gene encoding uncharacterized protein LOC100279453, translating into MVGIFSRFSAGAHRRSKSVAEAVETLAPNISTGESDPAAAVPAESPHGIEVGVEFKPVERPVEPINLDEPVKCPLPEPSILHDGRIWKEKMSSVSTRVRTDLPVVKEGSQLEPDGSSARSRSAVPRRAILPSVSAPEHNILALLDECDVSGSRGSAE; encoded by the exons ATGGTCGGGATCTTCTCCAGGTTCTCCGCCGGCGCCCACCGCCGCTCCAAGAGCGTGGCC GAGGCTGTCGAGACGCTGGCCCCCAACATAAGTACAGGAGAATCTGACCCAGCGGCAGCTGTTCCTGCGGAGAGCCCCCATGGCATCGAGGTTGGTGTTGAGTTCAAGCCAGTGGAGCGCCCCGTGGAACCTATCAATCTTGATGAGCCAGTGAAATGCCCGCTTCCTGAGCCGTCTATACTGCAC GACGGGAGGATATGGAAGGAGAAAATGTCTTCAGTCAGCACGAGGGTGAGAACAGACTTGCCGGTCGTGAAGGAAGGGTCGCAGCTGGAGCCTGACGGTAGCAGCGCTAGGTCACGATCTGCAGTTCCAAGGCGCGCCATACTGCCCTCCGTAAGCGCGCCCGAGCACAACATCCTAGCGCTGCTTGACGAGTGCGACGTCTCCGGGAGCCGTGGCTCTGCTGAATGA